In one Corallococcus sp. EGB genomic region, the following are encoded:
- a CDS encoding ATP-binding protein, which yields MTRRPSLQRRLTLATAGVLGVALCAFSLLLHTAFTRALSRQFDDTLAAEARGIAGLIELSDDGRWEVEASTLAQLTRGRGLTWFEVRGPDGSLITRSSGLDDGVFPRGTRDTSPGNRTILLPNGERGRLLEVLVPVGGEKGHSVRVSVAVAKETEDMDEVSSLLWGVLALSGVTTLVLATLVGLVATRRGLRPLGALASRVEEIDGARLDLRLPEEGVPEELRPVVSRLNGLLARLEAAFERERQFSADVSHELRTPLSGLRTILEVSAMRERPAAEYRVALAEALGVVGQMHGLVERLLLLARLEARQVPVETEPIALKELVDTCFAAVAARASERSLRFENRVAEAAVVASDREKLRLILGNLLGNAVEYTERGGSIQVSSDLSRGLLLDVEDSGPPIPEPALERIFERFYRADVSRTGTAEHSGVGLALTRSLCNVIGSRIRAENRLGGRVAFVVGLAPGAR from the coding sequence ATGACTCGGCGGCCCTCCCTCCAACGTCGGCTCACCCTGGCGACGGCCGGAGTCCTCGGCGTTGCGCTGTGCGCCTTCTCGCTGTTGCTGCACACCGCATTCACTCGCGCGCTGTCCCGACAGTTCGACGACACCTTGGCGGCGGAGGCACGTGGAATCGCGGGCCTCATCGAGCTCTCGGACGATGGGCGCTGGGAGGTCGAGGCGTCGACTCTAGCGCAGTTGACCCGGGGCCGCGGGCTCACATGGTTCGAGGTCCGAGGGCCCGACGGCTCGCTCATCACGCGCTCTTCGGGACTTGATGACGGCGTGTTCCCTCGCGGGACTCGAGACACCAGCCCGGGCAACCGCACGATCCTCCTTCCCAATGGGGAACGTGGACGGCTGCTCGAGGTGCTCGTCCCCGTTGGAGGCGAAAAGGGGCACAGCGTGCGGGTGTCCGTCGCCGTGGCGAAGGAGACCGAGGACATGGATGAGGTCTCCTCGCTGCTCTGGGGCGTGCTCGCGCTGTCGGGCGTGACGACGCTCGTGCTGGCCACATTGGTGGGGCTCGTGGCCACCCGGCGGGGACTGCGTCCACTCGGAGCCCTCGCGTCTCGCGTGGAGGAGATTGACGGCGCGCGGCTCGACCTACGGCTGCCGGAAGAGGGCGTTCCCGAGGAATTGCGCCCGGTGGTGTCCCGGCTGAATGGACTGCTCGCGCGGCTGGAGGCCGCCTTCGAACGGGAGCGTCAGTTCAGCGCGGACGTGAGCCACGAACTGCGAACGCCTCTCTCGGGATTGAGGACCATCTTGGAGGTTTCCGCGATGCGCGAGCGTCCCGCGGCGGAGTACCGCGTGGCGCTCGCCGAAGCGTTGGGCGTCGTCGGGCAGATGCACGGGCTGGTGGAGCGGTTGCTGCTGCTCGCGCGATTGGAGGCAAGGCAGGTCCCGGTGGAGACCGAGCCCATCGCGTTGAAGGAGCTCGTCGACACGTGCTTCGCGGCTGTGGCCGCACGCGCGAGTGAGCGAAGCCTGCGCTTCGAGAACCGCGTGGCGGAGGCGGCCGTCGTGGCCTCGGACCGCGAAAAGCTGCGCCTCATCCTGGGAAACCTGCTCGGCAACGCAGTGGAGTACACGGAGCGGGGCGGCTCCATCCAAGTGTCGAGCGACCTCTCACGAGGGCTGCTGCTCGACGTCGAGGACAGCGGCCCGCCGATTCCGGAGCCCGCGCTGGAGCGCATCTTCGAGCGGTTTTATCGCGCAGATGTCTCGCGCACCGGAACCGCCGAGCACAGCGGGGTAGGCCTCGCACTCACGCGCTCGCTCTGCAATGTGATCGGCTCACGAATCCGGGCGGAGAACCGCCTCGGAGGTCGGGTGGCATTCGTCGTCGGCCTCGCGCCTGGCGCCCGCTGA
- a CDS encoding TetR/AcrR family transcriptional regulator: MFVKGADLDDSCFVASMVGMSARNPFEARDVKSRRGGKVKEPLSRERIIDEALRLLAREGAEGMSLRKVAAALETGPASLYAYVDDLDSLRALVLDRALAAVETRPATRKDWKAALKFVLTSYTQVLMGTPGLAGLGLTSIAVGPNSLRIIEAMLDALAKGGVDRTSAAWAVDLLLLYATAISAQHGGRPDEVARTLNPVKKAVFDVSREEFPRIHAARAELLSGEGGQRFSWALDTLLAGVLRNAKADEP, from the coding sequence GTGTTCGTCAAGGGTGCCGATCTTGACGATTCGTGTTTCGTCGCGAGCATGGTGGGCATGAGCGCGCGAAACCCGTTCGAGGCCCGCGACGTCAAGAGCCGTCGCGGCGGTAAGGTCAAGGAGCCGCTGAGCCGCGAGCGCATCATCGATGAGGCGCTGCGCCTGCTCGCTCGCGAGGGCGCTGAGGGAATGAGCCTCCGCAAGGTCGCAGCCGCGCTCGAAACGGGCCCCGCTTCGCTCTACGCTTACGTCGACGACCTCGACTCGCTCCGGGCCCTGGTGCTCGATCGCGCGCTCGCGGCCGTCGAGACCAGGCCCGCGACGCGCAAGGACTGGAAGGCGGCGCTCAAGTTCGTCCTCACTTCGTACACGCAGGTGCTCATGGGCACGCCGGGCCTCGCGGGGCTCGGGCTGACGAGCATCGCGGTGGGGCCGAACTCTCTTCGCATCATCGAGGCGATGCTCGACGCCCTCGCGAAGGGGGGCGTCGACAGAACCTCAGCCGCATGGGCCGTCGACCTGCTCCTCTTGTACGCGACGGCCATCAGCGCTCAGCACGGCGGACGGCCCGACGAGGTGGCGCGCACCCTTAATCCGGTCAAGAAGGCCGTGTTTGACGTCTCGCGCGAGGAGTTTCCTCGCATTCACGCCGCGCGCGCCGAGCTCTTGAGCGGTGAAGGCGGCCAGCGCTTCTCGTGGGCGCTCGACACGCTTCTGGCTGGCGTGCTGCGGAACGCGAAAGCAGACGAGCCGTAG
- a CDS encoding integrase core domain-containing protein, giving the protein MNDRHLTLKALDMALRGRRPEEGLLHQSDQGCTDASEDCQRVLEQHGLRCSMSLRGNCYDNAAMESWFGTLKNELGESFGRASDAKVKLFDYIEVFYNQQRKHSAIGYAAPAEFERAAASSTCPRERITPKALFIAASQNPL; this is encoded by the coding sequence ATGAACGACCGCCACCTGACGCTCAAGGCTCTGGACATGGCGCTTCGCGGACGGCGTCCCGAAGAAGGGCTTCTCCATCAATCGGACCAGGGCTGCACCGACGCCAGCGAGGACTGCCAGCGTGTCCTGGAACAGCACGGCCTGCGTTGCAGCATGAGCCTTCGGGGCAACTGCTACGACAACGCGGCCATGGAGAGCTGGTTCGGCACGCTCAAGAACGAGCTGGGTGAGTCCTTCGGGCGCGCCAGCGACGCGAAGGTGAAGCTGTTCGACTACATCGAGGTCTTCTACAACCAGCAACGCAAGCACTCGGCAATCGGTTACGCTGCGCCTGCCGAGTTCGAACGGGCAGCGGCATCGTCGACCTGTCCACGAGAGCGGATCACGCCCAAGGCTCTCTTCATCGCCGCAAGCCAGAATCCCTTGTGA
- a CDS encoding dihydrofolate reductase family protein: MGLLTFGLNVTLDGCIDHTQGIVDNELHDYWRQLMEQNGAMLFGRNTYELMEGAWPAVARDEKAPRAMREWAQKLEAKAKYVVSGSRSDFPWQNTIKVEGDLREAISALKAKTERGVLVGAPKLAAALEELGLIDEYRIVVHPIISGRGPTLFHGLSSARHLELLSTQRFKSGVQALHFRRKAE, encoded by the coding sequence ATGGGCCTCCTCACCTTCGGTCTCAATGTGACTTTGGACGGGTGCATCGATCACACCCAGGGAATCGTGGACAACGAGCTGCACGACTATTGGAGGCAGCTCATGGAGCAGAACGGGGCGATGCTCTTCGGGCGCAACACCTACGAGCTGATGGAGGGAGCCTGGCCCGCGGTGGCACGCGACGAAAAGGCGCCGCGCGCGATGCGCGAGTGGGCACAGAAGCTCGAAGCGAAGGCGAAGTACGTCGTGTCGGGCTCGCGGAGCGACTTTCCGTGGCAGAACACGATCAAGGTGGAGGGTGACCTTCGCGAGGCGATCTCAGCGCTGAAAGCGAAGACCGAGCGGGGTGTCCTCGTCGGAGCGCCCAAGCTCGCGGCTGCGCTCGAGGAGTTGGGGCTCATCGACGAGTACCGCATCGTCGTTCATCCCATCATCAGTGGCCGCGGGCCGACGTTGTTTCATGGCCTGTCGAGTGCGCGGCATCTCGAGCTCCTCTCGACGCAGCGGTTCAAGTCCGGCGTACAGGCGCTCCACTTCCGTCGCAAAGCGGAATGA
- a CDS encoding response regulator transcription factor: MRVLVIEDFAPLARAIVQGLKESGYAVDRAQDGEEGLASAQACAYDVILLDIMLPKLDGLALLQQLRKQKHPAGVLLLTARDTVMDRVTGLDHGADDYLVKPFAFEELLARVRALVRRRYAQRDGVLQIEDLEVNPVSRTVKRAGRPIPLSAREYAVLEYLCARKGHVVTRTEIWDHVYDFATEPSSNVIDVYIGYLRKKIDAEHEMKLIQTRRGQGYVLGTPE; the protein is encoded by the coding sequence ATGCGTGTCCTGGTGATCGAAGACTTCGCGCCGCTCGCGCGCGCCATCGTGCAGGGACTGAAGGAGTCCGGCTACGCCGTGGACCGCGCGCAGGATGGAGAGGAGGGACTGGCGTCCGCGCAGGCCTGCGCCTACGACGTCATCCTCCTGGACATCATGTTGCCCAAGCTGGACGGGCTGGCGCTGCTCCAGCAGTTGCGCAAGCAGAAGCACCCGGCCGGCGTGCTCCTACTGACCGCCCGCGACACGGTGATGGACCGCGTGACGGGACTCGACCACGGCGCGGACGACTATCTGGTCAAGCCCTTCGCCTTCGAAGAGTTGCTCGCGAGGGTCCGGGCGCTGGTGAGACGGCGCTACGCTCAGCGGGACGGAGTGCTTCAGATAGAGGACTTGGAGGTCAACCCCGTCTCGCGGACGGTGAAGCGCGCGGGGCGTCCCATCCCGCTCTCGGCGCGCGAGTACGCGGTGCTCGAGTACCTCTGCGCACGCAAGGGCCATGTGGTGACGCGCACGGAAATCTGGGACCACGTCTACGACTTCGCAACTGAACCCTCCAGCAACGTCATCGACGTCTACATCGGGTACCTGCGCAAGAAGATCGACGCCGAGCATGAGATGAAGCTCATCCAGACGCGCCGGGGGCAGGGCTACGTCCTGGGAACGCCCGAATGA
- a CDS encoding PepSY-like domain-containing protein, which produces MKTWKAAVMGALMTMGLGGPAMAKDAELPHAQIPGAVRDALASKYPQAKAQRFTKETKQGKTVYEVDLTSSAGMLEVNLAEDGTVLSEEQTLDAQALPAAVRAGLAASSFGSARVKKAEKERKNGTIRYEVIVEQNGGTSELVFDEQGKLLKSHAEEADEGVEHHREGKNNGHEEEVDSFHSSR; this is translated from the coding sequence ATGAAGACCTGGAAAGCAGCGGTGATGGGCGCCCTCATGACGATGGGCCTCGGCGGACCCGCAATGGCGAAGGACGCCGAGCTCCCGCATGCCCAGATTCCCGGGGCGGTGCGGGACGCCCTCGCCTCCAAGTACCCGCAAGCGAAGGCCCAGCGCTTCACGAAGGAGACGAAGCAGGGGAAGACGGTCTACGAGGTAGACCTGACCTCCAGCGCCGGCATGCTCGAGGTGAACCTGGCGGAGGACGGCACCGTCCTCTCCGAGGAACAAACGCTTGACGCCCAGGCGCTCCCGGCAGCCGTGAGGGCCGGACTCGCGGCGTCGTCCTTCGGCTCCGCGCGCGTCAAGAAAGCGGAGAAGGAGAGGAAGAACGGCACCATCCGCTACGAGGTCATTGTCGAGCAGAACGGCGGGACGTCGGAACTCGTGTTCGATGAGCAGGGCAAGCTCCTCAAGAGCCACGCGGAGGAGGCCGACGAAGGGGTGGAGCACCACCGCGAAGGGAAGAACAACGGGCACGAGGAAGAGGTCGACTCGTTCCACTCCTCGAGATGA
- a CDS encoding transposase produces the protein MVEEKKPRRPRRSDTDEFKVGVVRLVVEERKPVSQVARDLDLTLSALRTRVDQAQAGGQGQAGGADECGAASAHEAAQAGA, from the coding sequence ATGGTGGAAGAGAAGAAGCCACGCCGACCGCGGCGCAGCGATACGGACGAGTTCAAGGTCGGGGTTGTCCGGCTCGTGGTTGAGGAGAGGAAGCCCGTCTCCCAGGTGGCCCGGGACCTCGACTTGACGCTGTCGGCCCTGCGGACCCGGGTTGACCAGGCACAGGCGGGCGGGCAAGGGCAGGCCGGGGGCGCTGACGAGTGCGGAGCGGCAAGCGCTCACGAAGCTGCGCAAGCAGGTGCATGA